Proteins encoded by one window of Xenopus tropicalis strain Nigerian chromosome 6, UCB_Xtro_10.0, whole genome shotgun sequence:
- the rrs1 gene encoding ribosome biogenesis regulatory protein homolog, translated as MHVAKVSTASAGRFQDKLPKEKEPRNMGKKRKFQPLIGDFSVEKSKQLDILKVMGSKKPALDMTKAVNKQMREEDAEEAAKRRKGGKKGRGGKQQGGKKGKGKGPGKGKHPRGKGIGGKRKHK; from the coding sequence ATGCACGTGGCCAAGGTCTCCACTGCATCTGCCGGCAGGTTCCAGGATAAACTCCCTAAGGAGAAAGAGCCTAGGAACATGGGCAAGAAGAGAAAGTTTCAGCCTCTGATTGGAGACTTCTCTGTTGAGAAAAGCAAGCAGCTAGACATACTGAAAGTCATGGGCAGCAAGAAGCCAGCTCTGGATATGACTAAGGCAGTCAACAAGCAAATGAGAGAGGAGGATGCAGAGGAGGCTGCCAAAAGGAGAAAGGGTGGGAAAAAAGGCAGAGGGGGGAAACAGCAAGGTGGCAAAAAGGGAAAAGGTAAAGGACCAGGCAAAGGAAAGCATCCCAGGGGTAAAGGAATTGGTGGTAAAAGGAAGCACAAATAA